Proteins encoded in a region of the Candidatus Zixiibacteriota bacterium genome:
- a CDS encoding PorV/PorQ family protein — protein MKKTILTIVSILVAVSFAAADEDGGYAGVFLQLPVQARPAGMGGAYIGVSDDASGQLYNPAGAAGIVSRSLTSSYRAMKLDRSLGFISVIFPTKLESSLGFSWLFAGYGEIARRNTSGQDLGTTISSSEHNFGVSFAKSFVPYFMAGTKINYYYKKVGDLSANSVGINLGAMLLVDSLFEYGTMESKPITDIRLGLVVNHFAAKYPWSNESGSLSATQDDKFPLTIGAGISARTINQKLLLAADIEKNSKQSPFFRFGGEYNLIEKLLIRTGLNNGVITAGMGYEVLFSNLRLTINYAFSDDRVDEGADHIVGFDLRF, from the coding sequence GAAAAAGACTATACTTACAATTGTTTCGATACTGGTTGCTGTCAGTTTTGCCGCGGCTGATGAAGATGGCGGCTATGCGGGAGTATTTCTTCAGTTGCCGGTGCAGGCGCGACCGGCCGGCATGGGCGGAGCATATATCGGGGTGTCCGATGACGCCTCGGGTCAACTGTATAACCCGGCCGGAGCCGCCGGGATAGTATCCCGCTCTCTAACCAGTTCCTATCGGGCGATGAAACTTGACCGCAGCCTCGGATTTATCTCGGTAATTTTCCCCACCAAACTGGAATCGTCATTGGGATTTTCCTGGCTCTTTGCCGGTTATGGCGAAATCGCCCGGCGAAACACCAGCGGACAGGATTTGGGAACTACCATTTCATCCAGTGAGCATAATTTCGGCGTCTCTTTCGCCAAGTCGTTTGTCCCGTATTTCATGGCTGGCACAAAAATCAATTATTACTACAAGAAAGTAGGCGACCTCAGCGCCAATTCGGTCGGCATAAATCTCGGCGCCATGCTGCTGGTTGATTCGCTCTTTGAATACGGCACTATGGAATCCAAGCCGATTACCGATATCCGCCTTGGTCTGGTTGTCAATCATTTTGCCGCCAAATACCCCTGGTCAAACGAAAGCGGTTCTCTCTCTGCCACTCAGGACGATAAATTCCCGCTGACCATCGGCGCCGGCATTTCCGCCCGAACCATTAATCAGAAACTCCTGCTTGCCGCCGACATCGAGAAAAACAGCAAGCAGAGCCCCTTCTTCCGCTTCGGCGGCGAATACAATCTGATTGAAAAACTCCTCATCCGAACCGGACTGAATAACGGCGTCATTACCGCCGGAATGGGATATGAAGTCCTCTTCAGCAATCTCCGCCTGACTATCAATTACGCTTTCTCGGATGACCGCGTCGATGAAGGCGCTGACCATATTGTCGGTTTCGACCTTAGATTTTGA
- a CDS encoding PorV/PorQ family protein, producing the protein MRKLSLLLIFLLTLTLASQSDAASGLKLLTVDAGARPSGMGGAFVSITADPYSTAYNPAASFGVGPLTGSLGYNTYWENVRIETGYISFEKKSIVFSTGVQFAVVSDLQGRQTPTSEFYPFDAHDVSIKTGAAFRVDKDVVFGFMLGWLFEKIDVYRGNAFCLDLGLLTQPYSNLNAGLAVQNLGSKIKLREEEIDLPTTFRAGLSYRYRQMLPAADIVVLDDEFHLHLGGEYDFGRGFTLRGGYRAGYDLHSFSAGAGFSRRNIRIDYAFVPYKNDFSDSHLFNLTFTL; encoded by the coding sequence ATGCGAAAACTATCACTCTTATTAATATTCCTTCTGACTCTGACACTTGCGTCTCAATCCGATGCCGCAAGCGGGCTGAAGCTTCTCACGGTAGACGCCGGCGCCCGTCCCAGCGGAATGGGGGGAGCCTTCGTCTCTATTACCGCCGACCCTTATTCAACCGCCTATAATCCGGCTGCCAGCTTTGGGGTCGGTCCTTTAACCGGCTCTCTGGGTTACAACACTTACTGGGAGAATGTCCGCATCGAAACCGGATATATTTCTTTTGAGAAGAAGTCTATCGTCTTTTCTACCGGTGTCCAGTTTGCGGTTGTCAGCGATCTGCAGGGACGACAAACACCCACTTCTGAATTTTATCCTTTTGACGCGCATGATGTCTCAATCAAGACCGGCGCAGCCTTTCGGGTAGATAAAGATGTCGTCTTCGGTTTTATGCTCGGTTGGCTCTTTGAGAAAATTGACGTCTATCGCGGCAATGCCTTCTGCCTCGACCTGGGGCTCTTGACTCAGCCATATTCGAATCTGAACGCGGGGCTTGCCGTGCAAAATCTCGGCTCCAAAATAAAGTTGCGCGAAGAAGAAATTGACCTCCCCACCACTTTCCGCGCCGGGCTCTCGTACAGATATCGCCAGATGCTCCCGGCCGCCGACATTGTGGTCCTTGATGATGAATTCCATCTTCATCTTGGCGGGGAGTATGACTTCGGTCGCGGCTTTACGCTGCGTGGCGGTTATCGCGCCGGTTATGACCTGCATTCGTTTTCAGCGGGCGCCGGATTCAGCCGCCGCAATATCCGCATTGATTATGCCTTTGTCCCTTATAAAAATGATTTCAGCGATTCACACTTATTTAATCTAACTTTCACATTGTAA